DNA from Sulfitobacter albidus:
GGCGCGGTCTTGCGGTGTCATACTGTGCCAATACGTTTCATTGCTTTCGATATTCTGCACATAGATGTAACGCGATCAAGCAAATTGTAAGTCTGTCAAGCAGGCGGTCAGGTGCGGGATCCCCCTTGATAATCGGGGGGCGCAGGGCAATTGTATCGGTATGAGCTTTCCACCCCCTCCCCAGACCGGAATGGGCGTCGCCGCGACGCGGGCGCCCGATCAGGTCGCTTTTCACCGCACCGAACTTTCGGTGATCCTGTCGCTTTACGGGCGCATGGTCGCTGCGGGCGAGTGGCGGGATTACGGGATTTCGTGCCTGCGCGATGTCGCCGTTTTTTCGGTATTCCGCCGCACGGCGGAAATGCCGATGTACCGCATAGAAAAGCGGCCCCGCCTGCGTGGCAAACAGGGGCAGTACGCGGTGATCGGGCTGAACGGCCAGATCCTCAAGCGCGGGAACGACCTGAAGACAGTTTTGCGCGTGCTTGAGCGCAAGCTTATCCGCGCGGTGGACTGACCGCGAGACGACGGTGGCTTGTCACCGGTCCGTCCGCCTGTGCGATGCGGTCTATGGCGTCCTGAAGCGGCTCGAACACGGTGGCCATGGCGTGCGCATTGGCGTGGATCAGCGTCTGCGCGTCATAGACAAGCGCCACGTGCCCTTTCCAAAACAGCAGATCATTGCGCTGGGGTGGGCTGTCGTCCGTCACTTCGGACCCAAGCGCGCCCTCTTGCAGATCGCTGTCGCCGGGGCAGATCAGGCCGCAGGCTGCACACGCCGCCTGTACCAGACCAGAGCAGTCGATGCCCCAACGGCTGTTGCCGCCCCACAGGTACGGCGTGCCGATGAACAATGCCGCAACCTCGGCCGGATCGTCGTGAAGGCTGTCAACGGGGGCGAGGTGCTGACGGGGGATATGGCCATGGGCGGTTTCGATGAAGCCATCGCTTTGCCCTGTGGCGGCCACACGGCTGCCATGGCTGAGGCTGGTGCGGTCCGCCGATTTGATGTCCGCGTCAAGATAGGCGTGCGTCGCGGGGGCGATGATCCGGTGGGTGATCGCAAGGGCCGCCGCGAGGTGGTGCCGCTCGACATAGCCGCAATAGCCGTCGGCCTGCGCCTGCACGTAGGCCCAGGAGCCTTGCGCATCCATTAGCGTCACATCCGCGCCCAACAGCAGTTGCCGGTCGCGTGGACCGCCAGGTTGGCGCATCAGATCGGTGAGCGGCACACAGACCTGCGCAGGCTCGGATTGCATCATCCGTGCGGGATCGGGGGTCAGTCGCGGATCGCTCACCGCGAGAGGATCCCGGGGAGTGCCTCCAGCAGCGCGCGGGTGCCTTGCCCGACACCTCCCTTGGCCCGCGCGGGTGCGGCGCTGGGCTGCCAGCCGTAGATGTCGAAATGCGCGTAGCGGCTGTCGGTGACAAACCGGCGCAGGAACAGGGCCGCGGTGATTGTCCCGGCAAAGCCACCCTTGGGCGCGTTGTCCAGATCGGCCACATCGGGTTCGATCATGCTCTCGTAGGGGTCGTGGAACGGCAGGCGCCAGACGGGATCGGCGACACCGGCGGCGGCGGCTTCAAGCGCCGTGACAAACAGCGGATCATCGCTGAAATAGGGCGCAAGGTCGGGGCCTACGGCCACGCGCGCGGCCCCCGTCAGCGTCGCCATCGAGATGATCTGGTCCGGCTTCTCCTCATCCGCCAGCGCCAGTGCGTCGGCCAGCACCAGCCGCCCCTCGGCATCGGTATTGTTGATCTCGACCGTCAGCCCCTTGCGCGAGGTCAGCACGTCCTGCGGACGGAACGCATTGCCCGACACTGAGTTTTCGACCGCCGGGATCAGCACGCGCAGGCGCAACCTTGCGCCCGTGGCCATGAGCATATGCGCCAGGCCCAGCACGGCGGCGGCGCCGCCCATGTCCTTTTTCATCAGGCCCATGGACGCGGCCGGTTTCAGGTTCAGCCCGCCGGTGTCAAAACACACGCCCTTGCCCACCAGCGTCAGCGTCGGCCCGGCGTCGCCCCAGCGCATGTCAACGAGGCGCGGCGCCCGGTCGGCGGCGCGGCCAACGGTGTGGATCATTGGTAGATTGGCCTCCAGCAGCGCCTCGCCGGTGATGACCGAAATGTCAGCGCCGTGTTCCTGAGCCAGATCGCGCGCCGCCTTTTCAAGATCCGGGGGGCCCATGTCGGAAGCGGGTGTGTTGATGAGATCACGGGTCAGATATTCACCCTCGGCGATCGCTTCGATCCGCGCGGCATCGACGCCGCCGGGCGCGATCAGCTGCGCGTTCATGGGGGATTTATCCTTGTACCGGTCAAAGCGGTAGGCGGAGAGCAGCCAACCCAGCGCTTCGATCTCCGCCACGTCCTCCGGCAGGCCGCTGTCGATCCTGTAGCTGCCCTTGGGCAGGCGCGGCGCCGCCTGTGCGAGGGCAAAGCGCCCCCGCTTGCGGCGTGCGTCGGTCCCGTAGCCGATGAGGGCGGCGGCGATCGCGCCATCCTCGCCGGGCAGGGTCAGCGATTGCCCCAGCGCGCCGGTGAAGCCGCTGGCACCCACCCAGGTGCGCACCCGTTCGGGTTGATCGGAAAGCCAGCTTTCGAGGTCGTCACTGGCGATGACATGGGTCGCAATGGCGGCGGCGGGATCGGTCGCAAAACGCGGCGGCATAGGGCAAGGCTCCGGCAAATAGGTCGACGGGCAGAGTAGCCCGTTCCCGCGCCGCCGCAAGCCACCGCCTCTAAAGGCGTTGGTCCTCCATCTTCCAGACCGCCGACAGGGACCGCTCCCCGGTGCGCATCAGGCGCGCGAGCGTTGCCGCCACCGCCACATCGTCGCGCGCGTCGATGGAGCTGGTCACGTCTGCCGCGACCTGCGCCAGCCGGTACATGCCGATCTGTTCGGAAATGGCGATCAGTGAGCGGCTGTTCTTGCGCAACTGCGCGGTCTTTCCGCCGTTCCACTGCGCGCGGCATTGAGCGAGCCGCGATGCAAGTTCCT
Protein-coding regions in this window:
- a CDS encoding DUF2794 domain-containing protein, coding for MSFPPPPQTGMGVAATRAPDQVAFHRTELSVILSLYGRMVAAGEWRDYGISCLRDVAVFSVFRRTAEMPMYRIEKRPRLRGKQGQYAVIGLNGQILKRGNDLKTVLRVLERKLIRAVD
- a CDS encoding C40 family peptidase, with the protein product MSDPRLTPDPARMMQSEPAQVCVPLTDLMRQPGGPRDRQLLLGADVTLMDAQGSWAYVQAQADGYCGYVERHHLAAALAITHRIIAPATHAYLDADIKSADRTSLSHGSRVAATGQSDGFIETAHGHIPRQHLAPVDSLHDDPAEVAALFIGTPYLWGGNSRWGIDCSGLVQAACAACGLICPGDSDLQEGALGSEVTDDSPPQRNDLLFWKGHVALVYDAQTLIHANAHAMATVFEPLQDAIDRIAQADGPVTSHRRLAVSPPRG
- a CDS encoding leucyl aminopeptidase family protein; amino-acid sequence: MPPRFATDPAAAIATHVIASDDLESWLSDQPERVRTWVGASGFTGALGQSLTLPGEDGAIAAALIGYGTDARRKRGRFALAQAAPRLPKGSYRIDSGLPEDVAEIEALGWLLSAYRFDRYKDKSPMNAQLIAPGGVDAARIEAIAEGEYLTRDLINTPASDMGPPDLEKAARDLAQEHGADISVITGEALLEANLPMIHTVGRAADRAPRLVDMRWGDAGPTLTLVGKGVCFDTGGLNLKPAASMGLMKKDMGGAAAVLGLAHMLMATGARLRLRVLIPAVENSVSGNAFRPQDVLTSRKGLTVEINNTDAEGRLVLADALALADEEKPDQIISMATLTGAARVAVGPDLAPYFSDDPLFVTALEAAAAGVADPVWRLPFHDPYESMIEPDVADLDNAPKGGFAGTITAALFLRRFVTDSRYAHFDIYGWQPSAAPARAKGGVGQGTRALLEALPGILSR